Proteins from one Oryza sativa Japonica Group chromosome 12, ASM3414082v1 genomic window:
- the LOC4352335 gene encoding polyol transporter 5, with amino-acid sequence MAPDVEARLLAASSKPATAAAASLPRRNKYPFFCAVLASMTSVLMGYNVAVTSGAQIFMAEDLGVSDAQIEVLSGAINIYSLVGALLAGWTSDRLGRRLTIVLTNGFFLAGPLVMSLAGGYAALMAGRFVAGIGVGYALVIAPVYAAEISPASSRGLLSSLPEIFINGGVMLSYVSNFAFSGLPVHLSWRLMFAAGVVPTVFLAAGVLTMPESPRWLAMKGRRGEARVVLDRTSDTPAEAEQRLQEIEDVVAAAGSVAGNGNGGGGAWKEVATKPGVRRVLAIVLTLQFFQQASGIDSVVLYGPRVLAAAGVASNTLLLGLNVVFGVAKASSILVAMALTDRVGRRPLLLASTGGMTASLLALGSVFAAFGGARDDAAVAAGAAVAVVVAFVCAFSVGIGPLAWVYSSEILPLRLRGQGAGVGTAMNRVVSGVVTMTFISLYGAITMAGAFYLYAAIAAASFVFIYACLPETRGRSLEDMEELFHTK; translated from the exons ATGGCGCCGGACGTCGAGGCGCGGctgctcgccgcctcctccaagccggccaccgccgccgccgcctcgctgccgCGCCGCAACAAGTACCCCTTCTTCTGCGCCGTCCTCGCCTCCATGACGTCCGTCCTCATGGGCTACA ACGTGGCGGTGACGAGCGGGGCGCAGATCTTCATGGCGGAGGACCTGGGCGTGAGCGACGCGCAGATCGAGGTGCTTTCGGGGGCCATCAACATCTACTCGCTCGTCGGCGCGCTGCTCGCCGGGTGGACCTCCGACCGCCTGGGGCGGCGGCTCACCATCGTGCTCACCAACGGCTTCTTCCTCGCCGGCCCGCTCGTCATGTCGCTCGCCGGCGGGTACGCCGCGCTCATGGCCGGGAGGTTCGTCGCCGGCATCGGCGTCGGCTATGCCCTCGTCATCGCCCCCGTCTACGCCGCCGAGAtctcccccgcctcctcccgcggcctcctctcctccctccccgag ATATTTATCAATGGGGGAGTGATGCTGAGCTACGTGTCGAACTTCGCCTTCTCGGGGTTGCCGGTGCACCTGTCGTGGCGGCTGAtgttcgccgccggcgtggtGCCGACGGTGTTCCTGGCGGCGGGCGTGCTCACCATGCCGGAGTCGCCGCGGTGGCTGGCGATgaaggggcggcgcggcgaggcgagggtGGTGCTCGACCGCACGTCCGACACGCCGGCCGAGGCCGAGCAGCGGCTGCAGGAGATCGaggacgtcgtcgccgccgccggctccgttgccggcaacggcaacggcggcggcggcgcgtggaagGAGGTGGCGACCAAGCCCGGCGTGCGGCGGGTGCTCGCCATCGTGCTGACGCTGCAGTTCTTCCAGCAAGCGTCGGGCATCGACTCCGTGGTGCTGTACGGCCCGCGCGTGCTCGCCGCGGCGGGTGTGGCGTCGAACACCCTCCTCCTGGGGCTCAACGTGGTGTTCGGCGTCGCCAAGGCGAGCTCCATCCTCGTCGCCATGGCGCTCACCGACCGCGTGGGGCGGCGCCCGCTGCTGCTCGCCAGCACGGGCGGCATGACGGCGTCCCTCCTCGCTCTCGGCTCGGTGTTCGCCGCGTTCGGCGGCGCGAGggacgacgcggcggtggcggcgggcgccgccgtcgccgtggtgGTGGCGTTCGTGTGCGCGTTCTCCGTCGGGATCGGGCCGCTGGCGTGGGTGTACAGCTCGGAGATCCTGCCGCTGCGGCTGCGCGGGCAGGGCGCCGGCGTCGGCACCGCCATGAACCGCGTCGTCAGCGGCGTGGTCACCATGACGTTCATCTCGCTCTACGGCGCCATCACCATGGCGGGGGCGTTCTACCTctacgccgccatcgccgccgcctccttcgtgTTCATCTACGCCTGCCTGCCGGAGACCAGGGGGCGGAGCCTCGAGGACATGGAGGAGCTCTTCCACACCAAGTGA
- the LOC4352337 gene encoding CASP-like protein 2B1, with protein sequence MAAAMGLERKAKVAEVALRCAVCALAALAAALVGTGSQTRTFFSLEKKARFTDMKALVLLVAAHGAAAVYSLLQLARCAAAAAWKGGSNGGAAVVAWSVFSCDQAVAYALMAATAAALQSSVVGKRGQPELQWMPVCGLYGAFCRRVGEGLAAAVAAGLAAVLLAAVSAFNLFRLYGGGGGGRKSSAGAVSGNGANTW encoded by the coding sequence atggcggcggcgatggggttggagaggaaggcgaaggtggcggagGTGGCGCTGCGGTGCGCGGTGTGCGCcctggcggcgctggcggcggcgctggtgggcACGGGAAGCCAGACGAGGACCTTCTTCTCGCTGGAGAAGAAGGCCAGGTTCACGGACATGAAGGcactcgtcctcctcgtcgccgcccacggcgccgccgccgtgtacaGCCTGCTCCAGCTGGCGCGgtgcgccgcggccgcggcgtggAAAGGCGGCAgcaatggcggcgcggcggtggtggcgtggtCGGTGTTCTCGTGCGACCAGGCGGTGGCGTACGCgctgatggcggcgacggcggcggcgctgcagtCGTCGGTGGTGGGGAAGCGCGGGCAGCCGGAGCTGCAGTGGATGCCTGTCTGCGGCCTCTACGGCGCGTTCTGCCGCCGCGTCGGGgagggcctcgccgccgccgtcgccgcgggcctcgccgccgtgctcctcgccgccgtctccgcgttCAACCTGTTCCGcctctacggcggcggcggcggcggccgcaagagcagcgccggcgccgtctccgGCAATGGCGCGAACACGTGGTAG
- the LOC4352336 gene encoding uncharacterized protein — protein sequence MTTSRRLADRKSAKFQKNITKRGSVPETTVKKGNDYPVGPMVLGFFIFVVIGSSLFQIIRTATSGGMA from the exons ATG ACTACCTCAAGGCGTCTTGCTGACAGGAAGAGCGCAAAGTTCCAGAAGAATATCACGAAGAGGGGTTCAGTGCCTGAGACTACTGTGAAGAAGGGGAATGACTACCCTGTTGGACCCATGGTGCTTGGGTTCTTCATTTTTGTCGTCATTGGATCAT CCTTGTTCCAGATAATCAGGACGGCAACTAGTGGCGGGATGGCTTAA
- the LOC112937327 gene encoding UPF0481 protein At3g47200 has protein sequence MASFLVAWGLATRQPLFVTVPLGCHAVAYSGKQQDLFKLCSAGHLWQAHDLCQSTIAMEVPEIAVEVAPEIIIAVEMPEAINTTIVRLPMYMQEANKGLFKPRVVSIGPYHYGQGSTLDMETHKDRFHHAFFQRLGNHVNHQDLIAQCTEGAMQCYNGNVDFRLYTLEKLMHDGCFILELLIQWEEGEHAHVDDHMRLMSNSIYYDLLIVDNQVPFFVLARLFEEFRRYNGEHPIVLVNTPLVNLISNFFNYDGQFSWVHSNLLNEDLPNANHRHLLEIQYNLVIRRNNNRNNNDEQMHYYSCLCGLCSRNICHKSPMPLGIPGANELQDYGVKFHQKENHRITDIFDVTFSHKTMSIPQFKINFGSKILLANLFAYDQIAGQQGRNNNGVVVGPVTSYVALMNALINTKKDVMVLQREGILDNLLSNEEEVASFFNRLGRCALVDVSNHRYTGMFEDVNRYWRYGCCCKHFVTFRMKHCRNPWTCLSLMGAILLLFISLISMIYTILQYYNRRQ, from the exons ATGGCGAGCTTCCTGGTGGCGTGGGGGCTCGCCACACGGCAGCCTCTCTTCGTCACCGTGCCACTCG GATGCCATGCTGTTGCTTATTCCGGTAAACAACAAGACCTGTTCAAGCTGTGCTCTGCTGGCCATCTATGGCAAGCTCATGATCTGTGTCAA TCCACCATTGCGATGGAAGTGCCGGAGATCGCAGTCGAAGTGGCGCCGGAGATCATCATCGCCGTCGAAATGCCGGAGGCGATCAACACCACCATTGTGCGGCTCCCCATGTACATGCAGGAGGCGAACAAGGGCCTGTTCAAGCCAAGGGTGGTCTCTATCGGGCCATACCACTACGGTCAGGGGAGCACCCTCGACATGGAAACTCACAAGGACCGATTTCACCATGCTTTCTTCCAGCGGTTAGGCAACCATGTCAACCATCAAGACTTGATCGCTCAGTGCACTGAAGGTGCAATGCAGTGCTACAACGGCAATGTTGACTTCAGGCTCTACACCCTGGAGAAGCTCATGCACGACGGGTGCTTCATTCTTGAGCTCCTCATCCAGTGGGAAGAGGGAGAGCATGCCCATGTCGATGATCACATGCGATTGATGTCCAACAGCATATACTACGACCTCCTCATAGTCGATAACCAGGTACCTTTCTTCGTTCTCGCTAGGCTGTTTGAAGAATTCAGGAGGTACAACGGTGAACATCCTATCGTCCTAGTAAATACCCCGTTGGTTAACCTCATCAGCAATTTCTTCAACTATGATGGCCAGTTTTCCTGGGTTCATTCAAACCTGCTGAATGAGGATCTCCCTAATGCAAACCATCGCCATTTGCTTGAGATTCAATACAACCTTGTCATCCGCAGAAACAATAATAGAAATAACAATGATGAGCAGATGCATTATTATAGTTGCCTGTGTGGTTTGTGCAGCAGAAACATTTGCCATAAATCACCTATGCCGCTAGGAATCCCTGGGGCAAACGAGCTGCAAGACTACGGCGTTAAATTCCATCAGAAAGAGAATCACCGGATCACCGACATATTCGACGTGACATTCTCGCATAAAACGATGAGCATCCCTCAGTTCAAGATCAACTTCGGCTCCAAGATCCTACTGGCAAATCTCTTCGCCTACGACCAAATCGCTGGCCAACAAGGGAGAAATAATAACGGCGTCGTCGTAGGTCCCGTAACGAGCTACGTCGCGCTCATGAACGCGCTGATCAACACGAAGAAAGACGTGATGGTTCTACAGCGGGAGGGCATCCTGGACAACCTGCTGTCGAACGAGGAAGAGGTGGCCTCCTTCTTCAACAGGCTCGGCAGATGCGCCTTGGTGGATGTCAGCAACCACCGTTACACTGGCATGTTCGAAGATGTCAACAGGTACTGGAGGTACGGATGTTGCTGCAAGCATTTTGTCACCTTTCGCATGAAGCATTGCAGGAACCCGTGGACTTGCCTCTCGCTGATGGGTGCTATTTTGCTCTTGTTTATCTCATTGATCTCCATGATCTACACCATCCTCCAATACTACAACCGTCGGCAGTAG